A window of Marinobacter sp. es.042 genomic DNA:
CAACTCCGCGGCCTACGGCATCAACGCGTTCCTCGGCAGCATCAACATCATCACCCGATCGCCTCAGGATACCGCCGGCGTGGAGGCCTACACTTCAGTCGGCTCGCGGGGACATCTACGAACTTTCACGTCAGTGGGCGATACCGATGCCAACAAAAGTTGGCGGTTGTCTTACGAAAAGCGCAAATCCAACGGCTTCGATAACCAGCTTGATGGCCGCGAGGTAATCCCCTTCCACGATGGCCACGACGTCAACAACTTCAATTTCGACAGCGTGTTCCGGATTGATCGTCAGCATTCCATCGACGTTCGCGCCGGCGTGCTGGATGGCGTAAATGAAGAGGACTCCGAGAAGTCCGGCAGGCTGGGAGCGATCACCAACCCGGACATCATCATGGACGACTATTATCTCCATGTCCGGTTCGACGGAGCCTTTTCGCCTGATCACTTCTATCATATTCAGGCGAGCTACCAGAACCAGAGGCAACGGCAGCGGTGGACGGTTTCATTCCCAGCAGAGGATTTCAATGATCTTTTGCCCCCAAGTATTCCACCCTTTCCCGAGGACCAGGGTCCGTTCATCGCTGATTTGAATCAAGACCTCGAGGAAACCCGGCAGGAAATCGAACTTCAGGACACCATCATTTTCAGCGATGAATTGAAGCTGGTCTCCGGCGTGGGCTATAGAAAGGACTCTTTCACTTCCGAAACCTACTTCAACGGAAAAGGAGACAACTACCAATCCCGGGTATTCGCCAATGCCGAGTACTCTCCCTTTCGCTGGCTGACCTTCAACGCGGGCGGCAATTGGGAACAAACCACCACCACCGATGAAGATTATTTCTCGCCCAGGGCCGCCGCAAATTTCATCCTGAACAACAACCACGCCCTGCGGTTTGTCTTTTCCCGGGCGGTGCGCACACCGGACGCCTTTGAACAGAATCCCGACTGGGGCTATACGCCGAGAAATGTGCAGGCCCCGTTTGAAGCTCTGGAAGGTCAGAGAGTTGAAGTTACCGATATTCTAGACCAGACAACGTCCACCTACGGCCAAAAGCTGGAGGAGGAATGGGTCACCTCCCGGGAGATCAGTTATTTTGGCCAGTTCCATCTGGAAAGAGCATTGCTCTCGGTGGAAGTCCGCTACTTCAACGACGATTTCCGCGACATGATCAGCGGTGTCATCAACGAAGAAGAGTGGTATATCGCCAACAATGTCGATCTGGAGCAAGAAGGCGTAGAACTGGAAACCTCGTTGGAGTTTTCCGGGACCAAACTTCGCGCCACCTACGCCTACCTTGAGCAGGAAGGTCGTTACACCGGCGACCCGGCGGCACTGCCGGTAAACAAGCAGGAGCGTGCTGTGGATCTGTTGGCACGGCTATCAGCTCGAGACTCCGGCAGCTTCGCCTGGATTCAGGATCTGCCTATGGGTTTCATGACCTCCGCGGCCATGTACTGGACCAACGAAGTGAGGGAATCCCGGTTCGAGCGAGCCGATTTCCGTCTGGCCCGCCGGGTCGACAGAGCTGATTACAGTTATATGCTGGCACTTACGATGCAGCATTATCTGAATCCCAAGCCATGGATCAGCCCGGATAACCGGATTGAAGATCAGAACCAGTTTTTTGTTGAGGCTGGTATTCGTTTCTGAAGTTAACAAGGAAAGCGCGAGCCCTGGACGGTATGGAGCGAAGGACAGGCACGATTCACCGAAACCGGTATAGAAACGGAACTCCGGGCCTTTTGATCAAGGTCATGTGGATTCTATATCTCTTTGTTTCCGCCATGGTTGCCAATGCCCAGGAGGCACCGGCGAGGGTCGTTTATTTTGTCGGCTCAGGCAACGCACCTTTAGATCAACATCTGACTCAGCTCCTGAGAAGTCAGCTGGGGCCAGCGACCTCCTTGACCGAGGTCTCCGACGACCAGTTGGCCACTCTGGAGAACAGCCCGATCATTACGGTCGGCCCAGCCGCTTTCTCCCGGGCACGTCAAGCCAACCGGTCTGCAGCGATCCTGGCAATGCTGGTCGACCGATCCTTTATTTCCGCCTTTGCC
This region includes:
- a CDS encoding TonB-dependent receptor plug domain-containing protein, which translates into the protein MHQSIKMAGMSNRRPIVTCLGLSLAITALLPAMAHAQTESPDFIPGLLALEGEHGEIPEVLTTTRLRQSKLRVPGTTTIITGDMIRDLGVMNLVEALRLVPGMVVGHWGSTNPVATYHGTSQYEQRRLQVQIDGRTAYRINLADVDWLGMPVALENIERIEVSRGPNSAAYGINAFLGSINIITRSPQDTAGVEAYTSVGSRGHLRTFTSVGDTDANKSWRLSYEKRKSNGFDNQLDGREVIPFHDGHDVNNFNFDSVFRIDRQHSIDVRAGVLDGVNEEDSEKSGRLGAITNPDIIMDDYYLHVRFDGAFSPDHFYHIQASYQNQRQRQRWTVSFPAEDFNDLLPPSIPPFPEDQGPFIADLNQDLEETRQEIELQDTIIFSDELKLVSGVGYRKDSFTSETYFNGKGDNYQSRVFANAEYSPFRWLTFNAGGNWEQTTTTDEDYFSPRAAANFILNNNHALRFVFSRAVRTPDAFEQNPDWGYTPRNVQAPFEALEGQRVEVTDILDQTTSTYGQKLEEEWVTSREISYFGQFHLERALLSVEVRYFNDDFRDMISGVINEEEWYIANNVDLEQEGVELETSLEFSGTKLRATYAYLEQEGRYTGDPAALPVNKQERAVDLLARLSARDSGSFAWIQDLPMGFMTSAAMYWTNEVRESRFERADFRLARRVDRADYSYMLALTMQHYLNPKPWISPDNRIEDQNQFFVEAGIRF